AAAAGTTGCTGAATTGAGTTGCTGATTTGTTCTTCGTGATGGATTATTCACATATTCGATCTGATGAAGGGGGCAGGGAGATGCGTTTTGCGATGATGGGTTTGGTTGCGCTAGGGCTAGTGGCCGGCCTTCAGGGGGCAGGTGCTGCCACATCAGAGGACGTGGCCTCCGTCCGGCAGGGGGCGGTAGGGCTACTGCCGTGTACACAGCTTAGTGCAAAGGAATTTGCATCATGTATTGATAAGAAAGAGAGGGCGATCAATGGATTGGCAGGGGATCAGTCGCAGCCCCCGGATGAGTCTCGGATTTTCGTAGCAATGGAATTGGGAACCGAAGTCACTTCCCTTTATTTGATCGACGCGCAATTCCACTGCCGGTCGGCTGTCAAGAACGGGATCAACCCTCATCCTGCATGTGGGGCCCGCCTCGTGAAGGCTAAATTGGGCCTTATTGATGCCGATATGAAGATTTTATCCATCAAGGAGGATGTTGTGCTGGATGCCGTTGTCGTTAAGGAAAAGGGTTTTCTTGATAGTCTTAGGAAAAGCTACGGTGAATAATATTGTGATTGCGTGAGAATATTTTATTCTGAATGTCTGTTTATTTTCTAATGTGCTCATCAATCCGGAATCTATAAACAATAGATCGTAATCTTATTTTTTGATCACATATATTATTGTAGTAAATTTTGGAGTATATTGCATGAACATATCGGTGTTTCTTGGTTGTTGCAGTTATATGTGATGGATGCGGCTGGTTTTGATGCAATAAGCAAATAATATTACTCACTATTATTAGTATAATTTATTCATTATACTTAATGATATTCGATAATATTCACTATGCCGTTAGATTTATATGGGAATTTATAAATTGTCGATTGTCGAATTGACTCCGATAAGCAAATCAACCAAAGGTCTTCTTTTTAAGAAGATGTTTTTGCGCGATTATATTTCCTCAATTATTTTTAATAATTCGGAATCAGTCAGAGATCTTACTTGCGGAGGTGAGGATGTCGTCTTCGATTGAAACCGTCGGCGTGAAAGTAGATGGCGATACCGCTGGTGTAGTCCAGGCACTGTCGGAACTCGCGGCGACTTCCCAACAGGCGGTCACGCACCTTTCCACATTGACGGCGTCCCTCTCTGACATTGCCCAGGCTAGCCAGGGTTCCCTGGCCACATCCATGCAGGCCGCGGCTGCGTTCTCGGAGCAAGCGAAGACGGCGCAGGATGCGGGGGAGAAGCATCAATCCTTGGCAGAAAAGGTGGAAAAGGCCGGCGGCGCCTTTAAAGATCTGGGCGATTCCGCCATCAAGATGGGTACGGCCATTCGCCAGGGCACCAATCCATTGATGGCGATTACGGAGCAGATGCCCGCCATCGTGGGGACCCTGTCCAGCTTTACGCCAGCGGGCATGGCGGTTGGAGCGGCGCTTACCGCCGTTGGCACCGCTGGTTACATGCTTATCTCCCATCTGGTCGAGGTGGATGAGAAAATCCAGGGCATCTCCGGTCACATGGCGGGGGTGGGCCGTGGCGCCGAGGGGCTGCCACCGGCGATCGAGGCCTGGTCCGATGAGGTCCTGAAGGAGATTGGCGGGACCAAAGAACATGCGTTGATGCTGATCGGTGCCATCACCGGCGCCATGCCCCGGGCCGCGACCCAGGTACAGAAGGACACGGCCAAAGTGGCCGGCGCCTTCGCCGACATGCTGAAGATCACCGACGACAAGCAGGCGGAGAAACTGACGGAGGCCATCGGCGCCGCCGCCAGTGGCGATTTCGCCGCCATTCATGCCCTGAACCAGCAGTACAATCTGCTGAACGCCACGGAACTGGATAGCCTGGAGACGGCTGAAAAATACGGTAATTCCCAGAAGGCTGCGGCGACCATCATGGATGGCCTGACCCACCGGGTCGGGCCGTACATAGAAGCCCTGAAGAGGAAAGAAGAGGCGGAAAGGAAAGATGGCGGTTGGAGCGATTTGAGGGGGTTCAAAGGCGCCCCCAATGAATACTATACCAACCATCAGGCCGCTGGGGCAACCCGCGCCGACGTGGAGAAGGCAAGGCAGAATCCAACCCAGCCCGATGAGGCAGGCTTGCGGGCCCGTGAGCAAGGCAGAGCCAAGATCGCCGAGCTTTCCGATGAGCTGGCGGAAGAACTCGCACGCAAGGGGGCCGCCGACCGGGAGTACCTGGAGTCCGAGGTCAAGAAATGGCAGGACCTGATCGCGACGCAAAAGCTTCAGGGCAACAATTTGATGGCGGCCCAGCAGAAACTTGCCGAGGCGCAGGGGCAGTTGGATCGCCAGAAGGCGGCGGATGCCGGCGTGGCTTCCCGTGAAGCCCAGGCACAGGCGTTGGCGGCGACGGCCGCCGGGGCACAGCAGCATCGCGAGGCCTTGGACGCGCAGACCCGGCAGAACCGTGAGGCGCTGAATGCGCAACTGTCCGTCATCAAGGATGGCGTGTCAGCGACCCGCGAGGGGACCAAGGAGCGTGAAGACGCGCTGGCCAATGAACTTGTCTTCCTGAAGGCCCGTTACGGTGAAGAGTCGGCCGAGGCCACGCGGGTTGCGCGGGAAATCGCCGCCGCCCACAAGGCGACGCTGGATGCCGAGATCAAGAACCTGCAGGAGAGCCTGGCCGCCAACTTTGACCATGATGAGCAGCTCAAGGCTGGCATGGCCAGTTTGCGGGCGCTGCAGGTGCAACGGTACGGCGAAGATACAAAGGACCTGAAAGACGCCCTGCAGCAGGACGCCGATTTGCTGGTGCAAGCCGCTCTCACCAAGGCGCAGAAGCGGGATGCTGATCAGAAGGCGGAGCGCAAGGAAGATCTGGCGGACGCGGACTTCCGGCGCCAGATGATGAACCTGTCGGTTACGGAGATGGTGACCGCCAAGATCAACCAGCTTGAGACGGAACGCGACATCACCCTGCGCATCATGGATGAGGAGCGTTACCGGGCGGAAGCAGCGGCGGCGACTTATGACCAGAAGCTTGCCGTCCAGGCGCGGTTCATCGACCAGGAAAAGAAGCTGGTCATCAGTACCGAAACCCAGATGACGCAGATTTCGCGTCAGGCCGCCCGTGATCGGCAAAAGGAATACCAGCAGGTGGTCAGTTCCGTGACCAAGTCCATGGGCTCCATGGTTCAGGGGCTGATCACCGGCAGCAAGACTGTGCGCCAATCGCTGAGCGAAATGGCCAACCAGGTGCTGTCGCAGTTGGTGGGCATGGCAGAGCGGCAGGCCACCGCCTGGGTCATGAGCAACCTGCTGAAGCAGACATCGGATGAGGATACCGCGACCAAGGCGAAGGCCCAGTCAGCGGACGTGGCCACGACCCAAATCCAGAACGCGTCAGCCACCGGCGGCGCCAATGCCTACGCTTCTGCCAGTGCTGGTCCCGAATGGTGGATCGCGCCGGCCATTTCCCTTGCTGTGCAGACGGCTATCTCCGGCCTTAGCAGCGGTCTATCCAGTGCGGCCGGCGGCTGGGGGCAGGTGCCGGCGGACGGCATGCTGACGGAACTGCACAAAGACGAAATGGTGTTGCCGGCCGGCATCGCCTCACCTTTGCGGTCCATGCTGGCGGCGCAGAAGCTGCCCACGTTGGCGGTGGCGACGACCGCCGCCAACCTGAACCTGCCGGGCGGCGGGGGGGGCAACGCCAGCAATTCGGTGGCGTCTGGCGGTGGTGGTGGCGTCACCTTCAATGTCCAGGCGATGGACAGCCGTGACGTGGCCAGTTTCTTCAACCGCCATGGCGACAAGCTGGTCGCCACCTTGCGCGGGCAAAAGCGGAATTTCAGCCTTTGACGGGAATTTGGGGGATCATGGGGATGAGATTTGTTCCATCGGCCCGGTTGGCCATGTTTGCGGCCGTGGTGTGTGGCGTGGTCGGTTGTTCCACCCCTCAGGTCGGCCCCGTGCTGCCGCCCGAGCCGCAATTGCTGGTCAATAACCAGCAGCATGAGCTCGTCCCCCCACAAACCGTGATTCCACAGGATCCTCAATTCCAGGATACCGCGCGGCATATGGCGGCCATTCGCGCCGGCCTTGAGACGCCCGGCTGCCTTGGCGCGCCGGTGACGCGATGCATTGCCACCTACGCCACCCGTATGGTCATCCGGATGTCGCCATTATGGTGGCAGGGGCAAACGTTTCTGGGGGATCTGCGGCCCGACATTAATGGAAATCGCACATTGAACGACACGGTCTGGATGACCCTAGGCCATAATCGGAAAACCCCGCTGGGCGCGACTGAAGTGCGTGACGAATATCAAGTGGTTTTACAAAATGATCCGGACAATGGAAGGCGGGTTCAGCAGATAAGAATTCTCGTCTCTGAATCTATTTCATTGGATCTATTTTCAGCAAGAACGATGGATGATCTTCATCGTTTGGGGCTGTATGATGTGTTCTATCCAATTCTGGCGGATGAGTGTCCGTCTTTGGAAGAAGCGGCATTGCTTCGACATATTTATAATAACGTTTTCCAAAAAAACCCTGACCCTATGGGCCTGGGTAAAGACGGTGTCATTTGTGGCCATAAGATTTCCTATTACGATAAATTTAAAAAAATACCACGCGACGAAAGAACGAGGTGGAGTGGAAAATATGAACATGATGAATTCTTTGAAATAACCCCGATAAGTTAAATACAGTCACATATTATTTAAACAAAAGACACATGCCATGGATGTGATCTTATCCTGCGCCATTTGTGCCGCGTATTGGTAGTCACTGCGCTAAAGTCGGCTGGGTTCAACTGAAACCACAGCCAGCTTAGCAGAGTCTGCCCCTAGGGCAGGTCGCTTCAGCAGATTGAATGCAAGGAACCGTCCATGACCGCGATCTATCCGGCCCTGGCGGGCCTGGGCTATTCCGTTGTCAAGAAACCGACCTGGTCCACGAAGATCGCCACGGCGGCATCGGGCCGGGAAACCCGCATGGCCTTCTGGTCGGCACCCATCTGGCAATTCACGCTGACTTACGATTTCCTGCGGGATACGGCCACAGCCAATGAACTGAAAAGCCTATTGGGCTTTTACCTGCAGATGCAGGGCGCCTTCGGCAGCTTCCTGTTCGTCGATCCCGACGACAACCAGGCCACCGGCCAGACGCTGGCGGTGGGCGACGGCATGACCATGTCGTTCGTGCTGGTCCGAACCTTCGGTGGCTATGTCGAGCCGGTCGGCGGTGTTACCGGCTCGGTGGTGCCTTACGTCGATGGTATCCGCCAGACCTCTGGTTTCAGCGCTGCCGGCAATGTGCTGACCTTCAGCACTCCGCCTGCCAACGGCGCCGTGATCTCCGCCGACTTCACTTATGCCTTCCTCTGCCGCTTCCAGGAGGATGGCCTGGAGTTCGAGAAATTCGCCGCCCAGCTGTGGCAGACCAAGCAGGTCGGCCTGATCAGTGTGCGTGCCTGATCAAGGAATTCGCCCCGTGCGCTCGACGGATACCGCTTTCATCGAATGGCTGCGGACCACGCCTAATCTGTGGTCCGCCGATCTTTTCACCGTTACCCTGACTGCCCAGGTCAGCAATCCCAGCGCGCCCACCGGGACGGTCTGGCGTTGGACCTCGGCCGACAGGGATCTCAGTTATCGCGGCGCCACCTGGTCCGCCGCTGGGCCGCGCGTCGCCCGGACCAACTGGTCGGCCAAGGCGCAGCTGGAGGTGCCGCAGATGGACGTCACCATCGACAGCGCCGCTAGCGAACTGCTGGGGGATGTCCCCATCAATGCTTTCGTGAACAATGGTGGCTTTGATGGCGCCCGCGTGCGGTTGGAACGGGCCTTGATGCCCACGGCCAGCAATGCCGCGTTCGGCACCATCCTGTTGTTCGAAGGCCGTGTTTCCACCGCCGCCGCCGGCCGCGCGCAGGCCACGCTGACCGTCAAGGGCGATCTGCTGCTGCTGGACCAGCAGATGCCGCGCAACCTCTATCAGGCCGCTTGCCTGCACACGCTTTATGACGGCGGCTGTGCGCAATCCCGCGCGCGATACGCCCGAGCCAATATGGTGGGGGCGGGCAGTAACGTTCAATGGATCGCGCCTGCCCAGACGCTGACGGACATGACGCCCATAACCATGGCCGATGGCACTGTGCGGGCCGTGGATCCGGCGTCCTTCACGCAGGGCTCCATTAGTTTTACCGGGGGGCTGAATTCCGGCGTGGTCAGGACGATCAAGGCCGCTGATATCAACGGCCTGACCCTGGCTTATGCCCTACCCCACGCGCCCTCCGTGGGCGACCCTTTCCAGATCACCTATGGCTGCGACCACACCGCTGCCACATGCTTGGCGCGGTTCGCCAACATGGCGAACCTGCGGGCCTTTCCCTATATCCCCCCGGCGGAAACCGCGGCCTGAGGGTAAGCGGCTACCCGCCTGCCGGCTGTTGCCGCGGGACGGGCATCGTCAAGTAGGCCCCATCCCTTTGCTTAAGGCCGGCCGGCAGCATATCCGCCGCCAAACCCGCCAACCGCTCCGGCGGTGGAATGATAAGGGGCAGGGGTGATCGCGCCCATTCCAGGCTTTCCACGAACTCTTCCAGCAGCAGATCGCCCCAGAAGCCTTCAGTCTTGTTGGCCATGGCTGTCCTCGCGCTGAACGGAGGCGGCCGTCCGGATAAGGAAAGCCGGAACGGCTTTGGTGGTCAGTTTACGCCCCTTTCCACCGCCGGGTGAGACCGGAATCACTATCCTGAAGGAGGTCGCGATGGTTGAGCCTTTGGCCACCCACGAAGCGTCCCAACGCGCTGCCGTGGTGGCGGAGGCGCGGACCTGGTTGGGCACGCCCTACCACCAGTTGGCCGACGTGAAGGGGGCCGGCGTCGATTGCTCCATGCTGCTGGTGCGCGTGTTCGTGGACACCGGCGTGCTGGCGGCCTTCGACCCCCGGCCCTACCCGCCCGACTGGCACCTGCACCGCTCGGATGAGCGGTACGTCGCCTGGACGGAACGCTTCGGCCAGCCCTTCACGCTGGACCAGCGTGCACCCCAGGCGGGCGACGTGGTGCTGGCGCGCTTCGGTCGCTGCTTCAGCCACGGTGCCGTCATGGCCGGCCGCTTTGGCCTGATCCACGCCTATGCCCGGGACCGCCAATGCGTGGCGGGCGACCTGCGCCAGCAGCCATTCCTGGACCGTCCCTTGATCTTCTACAGCCTGTGGGGTTGACCCATGTCCGGACTTTTCGGGGGCGGCAAGACCAACGCCGACACCAAGCCCAGCTATACCGGTTTGCAGGTGCAGACCAGTGCCGCCGGCCTGCCCATTCCCCTGCTGTGGGGCACCCAGCGCGCGGCGCCCAACCTCATCTGGTACAACGACTTCGCCTCCAAGGCGGTGTCCAGCGACACCGGCGGTGGCAAGGGCGGCGGCGGGTCCAGCGGCAGCTACACCTATAGCTGTGCCGTGGCCATGGCGCTGTGTGAAGGCCCCATTGGCACCGTCGGCCGGGTGTGGGCCGACAAGGACGACACCACGCTGGCCAAGCTGAACCTGACCCTGTTCACCGGCACGGCCGACCAGGGCCCGTTCGCATCCCTCTACACCGGCCATACCGACCAGGCGATGGCCTACCCCTACACCGCCTATGTCGCCGCGCGCACCTATGACCTGGGCAGCAGCGCCAGCCTGCCCAGCCATAATTTCGAGGTGCAGTCCAACGCTGTGCCACGCACCGGTTTCGATGCCAACCCGGCCGACATCCTGGTGGATTTCCTGACCAACGAGCGCTACGGCGTGGGCTTGCCGGCCGACCGCATCGGCGACCTGACGGCGTGGCGGACCTATTGCGCCGCCGCAGGCCTGTTCCTGTCGCCCCTGCTGTCGCAGCAGGAGGCCGCCAGCGACATCGTCACCCGCTGGGCGCAGCTGACCAACACCCTGATCTACTGGTCGGGCGACACGTTGCAGGCCCTGCCCCTGGGGGACCAGGCGCTGACCGGCAATGGCGTCACCTTCACGCCCGACCTGACGCCGCTGTACGACCTGAACGATGACGATTTCATCGCCGGTGCCGATGACGATCCGGTCACGCTCAGCCGGTCGGATCCGGCCGACGCCAATAACACGGCATCGCTGGAGTTCATCGACCGTTACAACTCCTACCAGACCGCAACGGCGGAGGTGCGTGACCAGGCCGCCATCGACGCCTATGGCCTGCGCGTCGGCGACGTCACCCAGGCGCATGAGATCTGCGATGGTACGGTGGCGGCGGCCGTGGCGTCCCTGGTGCTGCAACGCCAGCTCTATGTGCGCAACACCTATCAGTTCAAGCTGGCCTGGACCTTCGCCCTGCTGGAACCGGGCGACATCGTCACCCTGACCGATGTGGCCCTGGGCCTGGACAAGTTTCCCGTCCGCATCACCCAGATCGATGAGGATGAGGACGGCCTGCTGACCTTCACGGCGGAGGAACTGCCGGCTGGCATCGGCACGGCGACGCTGTACCCGACGCCCACCACGGTCAACGTGCCGCTGAACACCGGCGTGGACCCCGGCGACCTGGCCGATCCGGTGATCTTTGAGCCGTCGCCCGGCCTGACCAATGGCGTGCAGCAGGTGTGGATCGGCGCCACCGGCCTGTCCGCCTCTTGGGGCGGTTGCTCCGTCTGGGTCTCGGTGGATGACCTGACCTATCAGCGTGTCGGCCAGATCACGGCGCCGGCCCGGCTGGGCACCCTGGCCCAGGCGCTGCCGGCGGCGGGCGACAGCGGTGGCGACAGCGCCTACGTCACCCTGGCCACCAGCCGCCTGCAGCTGGCCAGCGGCACGGCGGACGATGCCGCGGCGGCCCGGACCCTCAGCCTGATCGGCACGGAGATGTTCGCGTATGCTGGCGCTACGCTGACCGGCACCGCGACCTACCATCTGTCCGGCCTGAACCGAGGCCTTTACAGCACCGGCAGTGCCGCCCATGCCGCCGGCGCACCCTTCCTGCGCATCGACGATGCGATCTTCGAGTACGACCTGCCCGACGCTTATGTGGGCCAGCGGCTGTACATCAAGCTGACCAGCTTCAACATCTTCCAGGCGGCGGAGCGCAGCCTGGCGGACGTGGACGCCTACACCTACACCCCCGTCGGTGCCGTGGGCATGCTGCCGGTGCCCACCGGCCTGACCCTGGCGGCGGAGACCAGCTACCTGGCCGACGGCACCGTTCAGTTGGGCATCCGCGCCCGCTGGACGCCGGCCGACGCCGGCATGGTGACGGACACCGTGCTGCGCTGGGGTGTCTCCACCAGCGGCGGTGTCACCGACTGGCAGCAGGTGAAGGTGCCGGCCGGCGCCACCGACACGCTGCTGGCGCCGGTGATCCAGGCCACCACCTACACGGTGCAGGCCGCCACCAGCATCGGCACCGACGTGCGCTCCGCCTGGGGGGCGGCCGCCACCATCACCGTGGGCGGCGTGCTGGCCGGTGCCACCATCACCAACCTGGAACTCTACGGCCAGGGCCTGGACACCACCTTTGTCACCCGCGACATCCACATCACCTGGCAGGGCAATTTCCCCAGCACGAGCTATGCCCTGGGATCGGAGCCCTACGGCACGGGGAGCGGCTTCGTGAACCCGTATTTCGCCGACTATGTGGTGGAGGTCTACGACCCCGCCACCGACGCGCTGCTGCGCACCGACCGGATGACGGCATCGGAATATATCTACACCTACGACAAGAACGCCGGGGATGCGGGCGGCCCGCACCGCACGGTGAAGTTCTCCATCCGCATGGAAGACAAGCTGGGCGGCCTGACCGATCCGCCAGCGACGCTGACGGTCACCAACCCGCCGCCGGCGCAGGTGCAGATCACCCCGCTGGGCATCAGCGGCGGGTCCGTCCTGCTGGGCTTCATCCAGCCCAGCGACGTCGATTATGCCGGCGTCAACGCCTGGATCGGCACCACGGCCGACGTGGACACCAGCGGCACGCCGGCGGCCTCGGGCTACTCCGCCCCGCTGGTGATCGGCGCCCTGACGGCCGGCCAGCAGTACTACGGCAAGGTGCAGACGTACGATGCATTCGGCTCGGCCGGCTGCCCGATCAGCGGCGCGTTTACTTGGACAGAGCCCTTCGTCACCTCCGCCCAGCTGGCTGATGAGATCATCGACGACACGAAGCTGACGCAGGACTTGGCGGCCACCATCGATCTGATCACCGACCCGGCCACCGTTGAGGGCAGTGTCGCATGGCAGGTGGCACAGGAGGCGGCAGCGCGCGGCGCGGCCATCGGGACGGTGCAGACGGCCATCGGGAACGTGGCCACGAACGTGACCTCGCTGGCGGCCGTGGTCAACGACGCCAACACCGGCTTGGTCGCGACGCGGGCGCAGGTGACGGATTTCGAGCAGGCGCAGGCGACAACCAACAGCGCCACGGCCAGCAGTATCTCCACGCTGACGGCCCAGGTGAACAACCCGACCACCGGCCTGCCGGCAACCCTGGCGGCCGTCCAGTCGTTCCAGAGCACTCAGGCGGGCATCAACACGGCGACGGCCAACACCATCAGCACGCTGTCGACGACGGTTGGAAGCAATACCGCCTCCATCCAGACGCTGGCCACCTCCGTTGATGGGGTTGAAGGCGAGTATAGCGTTCGGATTGAGACGGACAGCGGCGGCGTGTCTTACGTGGCCGGCTTCGGCCTGATCAACGGCGGCCCGGGCACCTCCCAGTTCATCGTCCGGGCTGATACCTTCGCCATCATCTCTCCCGGGGGCACCGTCGCCACGGCGCCGTTCGTCGTCGGCGTCGTCGATGGTCAGCCCATGGTGGTGATGAACACCGCCTTCATCCAAAACTTGAACGCCTCCGTGGTGACGGCGGGCACATTCGGCGCCGGTGTCGTGTATGCCGGCGACGTCGAGGCCACCCAGCTCCGATCCGGAAGCGTCGCCACCGCCAGGCTGACGGCCATCGGTAACGACGGCGCCGGCTGGGTGATCGACGGCCCGAACCAACTGATCCAGCTGTCAGATGGCCACATCCCCCGCATCAACCTCGGCCTGATCAACGGCGATATCGGTGGCCAGTGGTACGACAAGACCGGCCGCGTCATCGTCGATATCAACGACCTGGGCGTGGGGGTGGCCAGTGGTTCCGCGTCGGTCTCCGCCTACGTGGACGGCAGCAGCGTCGTCGTGGCCGACAAAGGCGTATGGACCACCCTGGCCACCGTGCCGGCCTTCCAGGTCCGGGGCAACGCCTGCGACGTCAAGGTGACCTTCACCGCCACCGTGCAAACACCGGGCTCCGGCGCCAATCCGCGGGTCCAGATCCTGCGCACCAACAGCCGGACCGGCGCCACGGCGGCCGTTTCGGCCACCCTGACCAGCGCGCCATACAGCTGGATGTTCAGCATGGACGCCTTCAGCGATCCCGAACTGGACACCTACAGCTACACCCTGCAGGCTTGGCGCCCCTTCGACACGGTGGGGGACACCACCACCACGACCTATGCCGTCCTGGCTTACTTCAACATCTACGTCCAGGTGAGGTGGTTCCGATGACCAGCGCGCCGCCACCCGCCGCCGTCGCGGGCACCCATTATTACGTCGATTACGACCCGGCCACCGGCCGCATCCTGGCGCTGCATCGTCGCGACCCGCTCAGCCTGCTGATGGAAGGTGTCGGCACCGACGGCACCGGCCGGCTGAGGCTGACCGATGACCAGGTCGCGGACGTCTGGTCCTGCCAGGTGGTCGCCGGCGCCCTGGCCGCCAAGAGCGCTGCTGACCTGGCCACGCAGGCCACGGCGGCGGCCCTGGCGGACCTGCGCATCCAGCGTGCCGTCCTGCTGTCCGCCAGCGACGTGCGCGTGTTGCCGGATCGCTGGGCTGCCATGACCGACGCCCAGCGTGCCGCCTGGTCGGCCTACCGCCAGGCCCTGCGCGACCTGCCCACCACCGCCACCGACCCGACCGCGCCCGCGTGGCCGGTTCAGCCCGCCTGAGGAATGACCATGGCAGCCTATTCGACCGGCACCATCACCCTGACCAACGGCAGCGACGTCGTCACCGGCACCGGTACGGCCTGGCTGGCCAACGCCGCCCAAGGCCAGTTGCTGCAACCCCTGCCGTCGCCGACCATCAGCCTAGTGGTCTACGTGGCGTCCGTGGTGGACAACGGCACGCTGCGGCTGGAAAGCCCCTGGGCTGGCGACAGCTACACCGGCATCGCCTACCAACTGGTGCGCGACTTCGACCCCCTGTCGAACGCGGCCCTGATCCCCAACGGCAACATGCGGCCGGACGTGCTGGTGAACCGGGCGATTACCAGCTTGTCGCAGTTCGCGGCGACCGGCGACAAGACGGCCGCCGTCGTTGTCGCCGAGGGCGCGGAAACCTCGCGGACGCTGGCGGCGCGCTTTCGCGACCGCCTGACGCCGTTGGACTGGGGTGCGGTGGGTGACGGCGTCACTGATGACACGTCGGCCTTACAGGCGGCCTACAACGCCATCGTGGCGGCTGGCGGCGGCTGCCTGCATCTGAGCGACAAGACGTACCGCATCACCGCCCCCCTGGCGCTGTTCACAGCGGTGCCCATGAAAATTCTGGGGCCCGGCAGCATCGTAGCAGATTTTTCGGGTGCATCCCTGGTCGCGCTCAAGATCACTCATCCGACGGCTCCCGCGAAGCGGGCGAATGAGGTGACAATCGAACAGGTCAAGGTCAGTTGCTCTGCTGCGGTGATGGCTGCGGGACCCGGTCCCGTGCTGCTGGAGCACCTTAATTGCAGCGGCCTACGGCTGGTGAAGTGCGAATTCCTACACTACGCCAATAACTCTGCTCTCAGGTTATCTGCGATGTGGAATACGCTATTCCACGACGTCTACATCTGGGGATCCGGGTGCCAATACGTTCGCCGCCAGATTCCGCCCACCACTACCTTCAGCATCGTGGCCGGCACTACCGCGTTGGAGGCCTCCGCAGCGATTTTCGACGCCAGCGATGCTGGCAAGCTCATCAGCTTGGGCATGCAGGTCTTCGCAATCCAATCCGTGACAGACAGCCAGAACGC
The DNA window shown above is from Azospirillaceae bacterium and carries:
- a CDS encoding DUF2460 domain-containing protein, translating into MTAIYPALAGLGYSVVKKPTWSTKIATAASGRETRMAFWSAPIWQFTLTYDFLRDTATANELKSLLGFYLQMQGAFGSFLFVDPDDNQATGQTLAVGDGMTMSFVLVRTFGGYVEPVGGVTGSVVPYVDGIRQTSGFSAAGNVLTFSTPPANGAVISADFTYAFLCRFQEDGLEFEKFAAQLWQTKQVGLISVRA
- a CDS encoding DUF2163 domain-containing protein gives rise to the protein MRSTDTAFIEWLRTTPNLWSADLFTVTLTAQVSNPSAPTGTVWRWTSADRDLSYRGATWSAAGPRVARTNWSAKAQLEVPQMDVTIDSAASELLGDVPINAFVNNGGFDGARVRLERALMPTASNAAFGTILLFEGRVSTAAAGRAQATLTVKGDLLLLDQQMPRNLYQAACLHTLYDGGCAQSRARYARANMVGAGSNVQWIAPAQTLTDMTPITMADGTVRAVDPASFTQGSISFTGGLNSGVVRTIKAADINGLTLAYALPHAPSVGDPFQITYGCDHTAATCLARFANMANLRAFPYIPPAETAA
- a CDS encoding phage tail protein, encoding MSGLFGGGKTNADTKPSYTGLQVQTSAAGLPIPLLWGTQRAAPNLIWYNDFASKAVSSDTGGGKGGGGSSGSYTYSCAVAMALCEGPIGTVGRVWADKDDTTLAKLNLTLFTGTADQGPFASLYTGHTDQAMAYPYTAYVAARTYDLGSSASLPSHNFEVQSNAVPRTGFDANPADILVDFLTNERYGVGLPADRIGDLTAWRTYCAAAGLFLSPLLSQQEAASDIVTRWAQLTNTLIYWSGDTLQALPLGDQALTGNGVTFTPDLTPLYDLNDDDFIAGADDDPVTLSRSDPADANNTASLEFIDRYNSYQTATAEVRDQAAIDAYGLRVGDVTQAHEICDGTVAAAVASLVLQRQLYVRNTYQFKLAWTFALLEPGDIVTLTDVALGLDKFPVRITQIDEDEDGLLTFTAEELPAGIGTATLYPTPTTVNVPLNTGVDPGDLADPVIFEPSPGLTNGVQQVWIGATGLSASWGGCSVWVSVDDLTYQRVGQITAPARLGTLAQALPAAGDSGGDSAYVTLATSRLQLASGTADDAAAARTLSLIGTEMFAYAGATLTGTATYHLSGLNRGLYSTGSAAHAAGAPFLRIDDAIFEYDLPDAYVGQRLYIKLTSFNIFQAAERSLADVDAYTYTPVGAVGMLPVPTGLTLAAETSYLADGTVQLGIRARWTPADAGMVTDTVLRWGVSTSGGVTDWQQVKVPAGATDTLLAPVIQATTYTVQAATSIGTDVRSAWGAAATITVGGVLAGATITNLELYGQGLDTTFVTRDIHITWQGNFPSTSYALGSEPYGTGSGFVNPYFADYVVEVYDPATDALLRTDRMTASEYIYTYDKNAGDAGGPHRTVKFSIRMEDKLGGLTDPPATLTVTNPPPAQVQITPLGISGGSVLLGFIQPSDVDYAGVNAWIGTTADVDTSGTPAASGYSAPLVIGALTAGQQYYGKVQTYDAFGSAGCPISGAFTWTEPFVTSAQLADEIIDDTKLTQDLAATIDLITDPATVEGSVAWQVAQEAAARGAAIGTVQTAIGNVATNVTSLAAVVNDANTGLVATRAQVTDFEQAQATTNSATASSISTLTAQVNNPTTGLPATLAAVQSFQSTQAGINTATANTISTLSTTVGSNTASIQTLATSVDGVEGEYSVRIETDSGGVSYVAGFGLINGGPGTSQFIVRADTFAIISPGGTVATAPFVVGVVDGQPMVVMNTAFIQNLNASVVTAGTFGAGVVYAGDVEATQLRSGSVATARLTAIGNDGAGWVIDGPNQLIQLSDGHIPRINLGLINGDIGGQWYDKTGRVIVDINDLGVGVASGSASVSAYVDGSSVVVADKGVWTTLATVPAFQVRGNACDVKVTFTATVQTPGSGANPRVQILRTNSRTGATAAVSATLTSAPYSWMFSMDAFSDPELDTYSYTLQAWRPFDTVGDTTTTTYAVLAYFNIYVQVRWFR
- a CDS encoding phage tail assembly chaperone gives rise to the protein MTSAPPPAAVAGTHYYVDYDPATGRILALHRRDPLSLLMEGVGTDGTGRLRLTDDQVADVWSCQVVAGALAAKSAADLATQATAAALADLRIQRAVLLSASDVRVLPDRWAAMTDAQRAAWSAYRQALRDLPTTATDPTAPAWPVQPA